A window of Microbacterium sp. Root61 genomic DNA:
GATGGCGCCGATGCTCTGATCGGCGTCGAACGCCTTGCCCGCCGTGACGATCTCACGGATGAGGGTCGAATTGAGGGCGTTGAGGGCGTCCGGACGGTTCAAGGTGATCCAGCCCACCTTGCCGCGGGTCTCGACGATGATCGTTTCGTAGTCCGTCATGACTGCTCCTGTTCAACGGGGCTCAAGGCGGACTGCGCCGTCGAGACGGATGGTCTCACCGTTGAGCATGGGGTTATCGACGATGTGCTCAGCGAGTGCGGCATACTCGTCCGGCCGGCCAAGCCTATGCGGATGCGGCGTCTTCTCCGCGAGGGAATCCTGAGCCTCCTGCGGCAGACCGGCCATCATCGGGGTCTGGAAGAGGCCCGGGGCGATGGTGACGACCCTGATGAGTGAGCGGGCCAGCTCGCGGGCTGCCGGGAGGGTGAACCCCACCACGCCGGCCTTCGATGCGGCGTAGGCGATCTGCCCGATCTGACCCTCGTACGCCGCGACGGAGGCCGTGTTGATGATGACACCGCGTTCACCGTCGACGGGCTCGGTTGCGGCCATCGCCTCGGCGGCCTGCGCCGCGACGTTGACGGTGCCGCCGAGATTGATCGTCAGCACCCGGAGGAAGGCCTCGAGTGGCAGCGGGCCGTCGCGTCCGAGGAGCTTGCCCGGCGTCGCGACTCCGGCGCAATTCGCCACGATGCGCAGCGGCGCCCCCGCGGCCGCGATCTCGACCGCCGCACGCACCTGCCCGACGTCGGTCACGTCCGCCGCCACGAACACCGCGTTCGCGCCGATCTCGACTGCGGCCTCCGCGCCACGAGAGCTCGGCAGGTCCAGAAGGTAGACCCGGGCGCCGCGTCGCGCGAGGCGCTTCGCGGTGGCAAGGCCGAGCCCGGAGGCTCCTCCGGTGATGAGGGCTGCTGCCCCGTCGATCTTCACGCGATATCTCCTGTCCCGCGGCTCAGAGCCGCTCGATGATGGTGGCGTTGGCCATGCCGCCGCCTTCGCACATGGTCTGCAGCCCGTACCGGCCACCGGTCTCTTCGAGATAGGTGAGCATTGTGCCGAGGAGCCGCGTGCCCGAGGAGCCGAGCGCATGCCCGAGCGCGATCGCGCCGCCCCACGGGTTGAGACGTTCGGGATCCGCGTCGAACTCTGCCGCCCACGCGAGCGGGACGGACGCGAACGCCTCGTTCACCTCGTAGGCGTCCAGATCTCCGAACGACAGCCCCGAGCGCTCCAGGATGCGGTGCGTTGCGGGGATCGGGCCGGTCAGCATGTACAGCGGGTCATCGCCGACGACGGCGAAACTGTGGAACCGCGCACGCGGCGTGAGCCCGAGCTGTGCCGCGCGTTCTTCGCTCATGATGAGCACGGCCGATGCACCATCGGTGAGCGGCGACGAATTGCCCGGGGTGATCGCCCACGGGATCTGTGGATAGCGCGCGGCCATCGCCTCGTCGAAGAACGACGGACGCAGGCCGGAGAGACCTTCCACGGTCGTCGATGCGCGCACGGTCTCGTCGCGCACGTGTGCGTGGACGTCACCCTCGGCATCCGTCACGGTCACCGGCAGGAGCGACGATTCGAACCGCGCGTCATCCATCGCCTGCGCGGCGCGCCGATGCGACTCGGCTGCGAACGTATCGAGCTGTTCCCGGTCGAACCCCCATTTGGCGGCGATGAGCTCCGCCGAGATGCCCTGTCCGACGAGACCCTCCGGGTAGCGGGCGCGCAGACCCGGCGAATGCGGCGTGCCCCCGGCAGCGGCCGCCCCGAGCGGAACCCTGCTCATGGACTCCACCCCGCCGGCGATGACGATGTCGTACGCGCCGGCGATCACTCCCTGGGCGGCGAAGTGCGCGGCCTGCTGGCTCGATCCGCATTGACGGTCGATCGTCGTGGCCGGTACCGTCTCGTCGAATCCGGCAGTCAGCACCGCGCCGCGCGCGATGTTGGTGCTCTGATCGCCGACCTGGCTGACCGTGCCCCACAAGACGTCGTCGATCTGCCGCGACTCCAGCCCGTTGCGCTCGAGCACGGACCGCAGCACGTGAGCGGACAGGTCGACCGGATGCACACCCGACAGCGCGCCGCCCGGCTTGCCCCGACCGCTCGCGGTGCGAACGGCATCGACGATGACGGCGCTGGTCATGATGCCACGCTCTCGGCCGGATCTTCCAGGAAGAAGTCTGGCTCGAGCTCGGCCCCTGGCCCGGCAACGGCGTACTGATCGAAGTCAGTGACCCCGGCATCCGTCAATACGTCATCATCGATGAGCAGCCGCCCCGTCAACGACGGATCGGAAGAGGTCAGCACGCAGTAGGCGGCGTCCGCCATGATTCCCGGCACGCGGGCCTTCTGCAGCGTCTCGCCTCCACCGAGCAGATTCCCGACGGCGTCCGTCGCGATGACGGTGCGCGGCCAGAGCGAGTTCACCCGGATGTCCAAGTCGGCGAACTCGGCCGCGAAGGCGAGGGTGGTCAGGCTCATGCCGTACTTGGAGATCAGATAGCCCGGGAAGCGCGAGAGCCAATACGACGATGCGAGATTCAGCGGCGGGCTCAGCGTGAGGACACTCGCGCGCGACGAGCGCTCGAGGTGGGGCAGGGCGGCACGCGTCAGCATGAAGGTGCCGCGCGTGTTGATGTCCTGCATCAGGTCGTACTGTTTCGGCTGCAGATCGGCAGTGGACCACGGCGCCAGCGCGCTGGCGTTGTTGACCACGATGTCGATGCCGCCGAACCGCTCCACCGTCCGCGCAACGGCCTCGTCGATCGACGAGTCGGAGCGCACATCCCCGACGATCGCGAGGCCTCGCCCGCCCGCCTGCTCGATCGCCTCGACGGCGGTGTGAATCGTTCCGGAAAGGGCGGCCGACGGCTCAGCGGTCTTCGCAAGGAGCGCGATGTTCGCGCCGTCACGCGCCGCACGCAGGGCGATGGCGAGGCCGATCCCCCTGCTTCCGCCGGACATCAGGATGGTGGCGCCTCGCAGCGTACGGGGCTCGGATGTCGTCACCGTGCGGTCTCCTTCTCGTTCTGGCGTGCCGCGAACGCGGCGATGCGCTGTCGGGTCTCGTCGGTGCGGATCCGACGGGCGAGACCGTCGACTTCCCCCGACAGATGCTCTCGGTAGTCCTGACGCGGACGGTTGATCAGGTTGCGGGTATCGGTGCGCGCAGCGATCGATCCGGCGGCCAACGACTCGGCGAGCGCCTGGACGTGCTCGTCCAGGTCGTCCTCGGCGGTCACGGCGGTCACGATCCCCCACTCCTGCGCCTCGGATGCGTCGAGCACGCGGGCAGTGAGGGTCAGCTCCATCGCCCTGCGGGGACCGACGATCGCGGGGAGAAGCCAGGAGACACCGCAGTCCGGGCTGAGTCCGACAGCGGCATACGCGCTCAGAAAACGCGCCCCCGAGGATGCGACGACCAGGTCGGCATTCAGGACGACCCCCAGACCACCGCCCGCTGCAGCGCCCTGCACGGCCGCGACGACGACAGCATCGGCGGCCCGCAACTCCAGCAGCGCATCGTGCACCGTTGCGGCCAGGGTCGAGATGTAGGCCCCCTGATCGGGCGCCGCCGCGATCGCTGCGACATCGCCGCCGGCGCAGAAGAGCCTGCCGGTGGCGCGGATCACGACGACGCAGGGCTCGTCGGACGCACGGATGCCACGCGCGGCATCGACGAGCGCCTCGGCCATCGGCTGATCGAGGGCGTTGCCGGACTCCGGTCGATTCAGCGTGAGCCAGACGATCCGGCCTTCGCGCCGCACATCCAGCGGAGAAGCGAGTGCACGCGTCTCCTCGTCGGTTCCCGTCATCGCGAGGCGTCCTCCGGCTCGTCTCCATCCCGTGCACCGACGCCGGCGGCGATCAGGCTCGCCAGCGCGCGGTAGGCGGCCGAATCGTCCAGTCCGGTAGTGTCCTGGATCTCGCCGCGATGGATGGCGTTCATCACTTGACCGGCCACGGCTCCGACGAAGACCGCGTCGACGTGCGAGCGGGCGCCTGCGGCCTCGATGACCAGCTGCTGAACGTACGCGGCAGCGACGCCGGTGTTGTGCTGATAGATCTCGCGTGCGGGTGGATAGGCGTCCAGGTCGGCGAAGAAGTAGGGGGATGCGGGGGCGAGCGCCTCCGAGATGAGTGTCAGGTAGAGGACGATCCGGTCGGCCGCGGGCGCCTCGGGATCGAGCGCCGCGCCGATGCCATGCGTCGCACGTCGGAAGAATGCGCGGATGACCGCCAGGATGATCTGCTCTTTGCTCGCTCCCACCGCATAGAGCGTCGTCTTCGAGCACTTCGCGTGCCGTGCCATCTCATCGAGGCTGAGCTCGGCGAAGCCATCGCGGAGGAAGAGCTCGATGAGCAGATCGATGAGCTCGTCCCGCCGCGCCGCTGCGTGAGCTTCGCGGGGTCGAACCCTTGTTGTCGGCTGTGCCATACTCTGGACAGTACCAGAACCTCAACCTCAGTACTGACATCAGTACTGGAAAGGCGAATCCCATGCCGGTATCGCGGCTCATGCCCTCAGTCGAGGCCGACGATCTCGTCGATCTGGTGCGCGACATCGCCGCCAAGGAACTGCTTCCCCGCGTCGGAGAATACGAGGCCAACGGCACATTCCCGCGCGAGACGTTCCGACTTCTCGGGCGCGCCGGGCTGCTCAGCCTGCCGTACGCGGAGCAGTACGGAGGCTCCGACCAGCCGTACGAGGTCTACCTGCAAGCACTCGAGGAGATCGGGGCCGCCTGGGCGAGCGTCGCGGTCGGCGTCAGCGTCCACGTCCTTTCCTGCTTCCCGCTGGCGGTCTACGGGTCGGACGCGCAGAAGGCGCGCTGGCTGCCCGACATGCTCAGCGGCGAACTGCTCGGCGCGTACTGCCTCTCTGAGGCGCACGCGGGCTCGAACCCCGCCGCGATGCAGACGCGGGCCGACCGCGACGGTGACGATTTCCTGATCACGGGCGCGAAGGCATGGACCACGCACGGCGGGGTGGCCGACTTCTACACGGTGATGGCCCGCACCGGGCCGGGTTCACGAGGGATCAGCTGCTTCTTCGTGCCCGCCGACTCGCCCGGCATCGAGGCAGACGAGCCCGAGCACAAGATGGGACTGATGGGCTCCCGCACGAGCACCGTCCGCTTCGACCACGTCCGCGTCGGACCGGACCAGCTGATCGGGCGGGCAGGCCAGGGACTCACCATCGCCTTGGCGGCGCTGGACGCCGGCCGGCTCGGCATCTCGGCTGTGGCCACAGGGCTGTCCCAGGCGG
This region includes:
- a CDS encoding SDR family NAD(P)-dependent oxidoreductase; the encoded protein is MKIDGAAALITGGASGLGLATAKRLARRGARVYLLDLPSSRGAEAAVEIGANAVFVAADVTDVGQVRAAVEIAAAGAPLRIVANCAGVATPGKLLGRDGPLPLEAFLRVLTINLGGTVNVAAQAAEAMAATEPVDGERGVIINTASVAAYEGQIGQIAYAASKAGVVGFTLPAARELARSLIRVVTIAPGLFQTPMMAGLPQEAQDSLAEKTPHPHRLGRPDEYAALAEHIVDNPMLNGETIRLDGAVRLEPR
- a CDS encoding thiolase family protein — protein: MTSAVIVDAVRTASGRGKPGGALSGVHPVDLSAHVLRSVLERNGLESRQIDDVLWGTVSQVGDQSTNIARGAVLTAGFDETVPATTIDRQCGSSQQAAHFAAQGVIAGAYDIVIAGGVESMSRVPLGAAAAGGTPHSPGLRARYPEGLVGQGISAELIAAKWGFDREQLDTFAAESHRRAAQAMDDARFESSLLPVTVTDAEGDVHAHVRDETVRASTTVEGLSGLRPSFFDEAMAARYPQIPWAITPGNSSPLTDGASAVLIMSEERAAQLGLTPRARFHSFAVVGDDPLYMLTGPIPATHRILERSGLSFGDLDAYEVNEAFASVPLAWAAEFDADPERLNPWGGAIALGHALGSSGTRLLGTMLTYLEETGGRYGLQTMCEGGGMANATIIERL
- a CDS encoding SDR family oxidoreductase, which translates into the protein MTTSEPRTLRGATILMSGGSRGIGLAIALRAARDGANIALLAKTAEPSAALSGTIHTAVEAIEQAGGRGLAIVGDVRSDSSIDEAVARTVERFGGIDIVVNNASALAPWSTADLQPKQYDLMQDINTRGTFMLTRAALPHLERSSRASVLTLSPPLNLASSYWLSRFPGYLISKYGMSLTTLAFAAEFADLDIRVNSLWPRTVIATDAVGNLLGGGETLQKARVPGIMADAAYCVLTSSDPSLTGRLLIDDDVLTDAGVTDFDQYAVAGPGAELEPDFFLEDPAESVAS
- a CDS encoding enoyl-CoA hydratase/isomerase family protein, whose translation is MTGTDEETRALASPLDVRREGRIVWLTLNRPESGNALDQPMAEALVDAARGIRASDEPCVVVIRATGRLFCAGGDVAAIAAAPDQGAYISTLAATVHDALLELRAADAVVVAAVQGAAAGGGLGVVLNADLVVASSGARFLSAYAAVGLSPDCGVSWLLPAIVGPRRAMELTLTARVLDASEAQEWGIVTAVTAEDDLDEHVQALAESLAAGSIAARTDTRNLINRPRQDYREHLSGEVDGLARRIRTDETRQRIAAFAARQNEKETAR
- a CDS encoding TetR/AcrR family transcriptional regulator, which gives rise to MAQPTTRVRPREAHAAARRDELIDLLIELFLRDGFAELSLDEMARHAKCSKTTLYAVGASKEQIILAVIRAFFRRATHGIGAALDPEAPAADRIVLYLTLISEALAPASPYFFADLDAYPPAREIYQHNTGVAAAYVQQLVIEAAGARSHVDAVFVGAVAGQVMNAIHRGEIQDTTGLDDSAAYRALASLIAAGVGARDGDEPEDASR
- a CDS encoding acyl-CoA dehydrogenase family protein is translated as MPVSRLMPSVEADDLVDLVRDIAAKELLPRVGEYEANGTFPRETFRLLGRAGLLSLPYAEQYGGSDQPYEVYLQALEEIGAAWASVAVGVSVHVLSCFPLAVYGSDAQKARWLPDMLSGELLGAYCLSEAHAGSNPAAMQTRADRDGDDFLITGAKAWTTHGGVADFYTVMARTGPGSRGISCFFVPADSPGIEADEPEHKMGLMGSRTSTVRFDHVRVGPDQLIGRAGQGLTIALAALDAGRLGISAVATGLSQAALDLAIGYAKTREAFGKHIIEHQGLGFLLSDMAAAIGASRATYLAAARRKDAGMEYSKDASIAKLVATDNAMRVTTDAVQVLGGAGYTRDFPAERFMREAKVMQIFEGTNQIQRMVISRFL